The genome window CCTGTTTTTCCTTGTCGTAAACCAGGGGCCCCTTGCAGACCGGGCAAGCCAGAATATCGAGCAGTTTTTTATCCACAATATTTTTTCCGTTTCAGGGTTTCAAGCAACCATTTTGTAAATGCCGGCCCGGGATTCAGTTCAAGTGGCACATACCAGCAGTTTTTGCCTGCGAATGCACGACATTTTACCGCGTCTTTTGCTGTCATTAAAACCGGGAAATCATCATCAAAGCGGATATCCGCTTCAATAAACGGGTGATGATCTCCAAAATGACGTGTGTCGGGCTGCAAACCCTGTGCATTCAACATTCCGAAAAATCGCCCAGGATTACTGATCCCCGCAACCGCGTGGCAGGGCTGGTTAGCAAAGGACCCTAGTGGGCGCCTGTTGTGCGGATCCAGCAGGTTGATTGCATCTCCTGGTTCGCTGGCAATATGAAAGCCCGCCTCCGGGTGCTCACCCAGCGCAACAGTTGTGTCCACCTGTTGCAGGCGTGAGACTGGTTCCCGGAGAGGTCCTGCAGGCAGGCAATGCCTGTTACCAAAACCACGCAACGGGTCGATCATGACTATCTCGATATCACGGCCCAGCTGTTCGTGTTGCAAACCATCATCGCTGACCAACACATCCACAGGGTTCTCAGCCAGTAAAGCGCGTGCCGCCGCCAGCCGGTCAGATCCGGCATAGACAGGCACAGCACAGGATTGCGCAAGTAATACAGCTTCATCACCACTGGCATACGGATCGCTGTCTGCTGTGACCCGGTGTGGCCAGTTGGCGGCTTTTCCACCATAACCCCGCGTGATAATACCGACATGAAGACCTTGCTCTGACAACAAACATACCAACGCTGTAACAAACGGTGTTTTACCCGTGCCACCCACCGTCAGGTTTCCTACCACGACAGTCGTCACACCCGGGTGTATGGCGGGTAACAATCCTGCCCTGCGTGCCTTTCGTCTGATCCTCACCAGCGTACAATATAAACAGGATAACGGCATCAACCAGGCAGGTGGTGGTGTCTCCGCATACCAGATACGGTTGAGCCAGTGTTCCAGGTTATCGCGGATCATGTCAGCCGTGAATCGCTGAATTGCAACCGGTACAGATCAGCATAAACGCCCCGTTTTGCCAGCAGTTCCGAATGCGTTCCACTTTCTGCCAGTGCCCCTTTCTCCAGTACCAGGATGCGATCGGCATGTTCTACCGTGGACAGGCGATGGGCAATGACCAGCGATGTACGTTTCTGCATCAACTGTTCCAGCGCATCGTGCACCAGTCTTTCTGACACACTGTCGAGTGCGGAGGTTGCTTCATCCATTACCAGTATCGGCGCATCCTTGAGTATGGTGCGGGCAATCGCCAGGCGCTGACGCTGTCCACCTGATAATAATGCACCACGATCACCGATTCGTGTATCAAGCCCCTGTGGCAGTTCGTTGATAAAATCCATCGCATGCGCAGATTCCGCCGCCGCAATAATTTCCTGCTCGCTGGCGTCCGCCAGACTGCCAAAGGCGATATTGTTACGGATGGTATCGTTAAACAGAATCACCTCCTGCCCCACCATGCCGATCTGACTACGCAGGTCGGCGCGTCGGTAGTCTCTCAGGTCCCGACCATCGAGCAACACGCTACCACTGACGGGGTCATGGAAGCGCACCAGCAATTGCGCCAGCGTGGATTTTCCACTGCCTGAATGACCGACCAGC of Thiogranum longum contains these proteins:
- the lpxK gene encoding tetraacyldisaccharide 4'-kinase, producing MIRDNLEHWLNRIWYAETPPPAWLMPLSCLYCTLVRIRRKARRAGLLPAIHPGVTTVVVGNLTVGGTGKTPFVTALVCLLSEQGLHVGIITRGYGGKAANWPHRVTADSDPYASGDEAVLLAQSCAVPVYAGSDRLAAARALLAENPVDVLVSDDGLQHEQLGRDIEIVMIDPLRGFGNRHCLPAGPLREPVSRLQQVDTTVALGEHPEAGFHIASEPGDAINLLDPHNRRPLGSFANQPCHAVAGISNPGRFFGMLNAQGLQPDTRHFGDHHPFIEADIRFDDDFPVLMTAKDAVKCRAFAGKNCWYVPLELNPGPAFTKWLLETLKRKKYCG